DNA sequence from the Corynebacterium freneyi genome:
GGCACTTGTTGCGTCACGACGGACCGTCGTAAAGCGGCCCACCCTGCAGGTTTGCCCCCGACGACATCGTTTCGGTGGGGGCCTCCCCATTATTGGCCCGATCACTCATGTGCCTATAATGGGTGCATGCCAACGAAAAAAGATTCCCGAGATGTCCGCTCGGGCCCGATCATGCCCGGGGCGGTGACCTCAACTGCGGCGTGGGCGGTTCAGTGCCTGGACGCCCGGCTGCGGACCGCGATCGACGGCGTCCTCGCCGACCGCGCCACCGACCTCGCGCTGACCGTGCGCGGGTACTGGCTGCTGGAGGCCATCGGCCCCGCCCCCGCCCACTCCCAGAGCGAATTGTGCGACCTGCTGGGCATCGACCGGTCCGACATGGTCCGACTGGTCGACGTCCTCGAAGGCGCCGACCTGGTCGAGCGCGTCCGCGACACCGCGGACCGTCGCCGCCAGCTCATCGGCCCCACCACCGTCGGCGCGACGCTGCGCGATTCCATCCGCGACGGCATCGCCGACGCCGAGGCCCGCGTCTTCGCCGACGTTCCCGCCGCAGCGCGCGAGGCCCTCACCGCCGCGCTGAGCGCACGGCCCTCCGATGAGGGAGAATCCCCGGATGGGCGCGACACCGCGGCCGCCGCCCCCGAACCTCCGAAGAAACAGAAGAAGAAGCGGAAGAAAAAGAAGAAGAAGGGTGGCAAGCGCCGGTGA
Encoded proteins:
- a CDS encoding MarR family winged helix-turn-helix transcriptional regulator; its protein translation is MPTKKDSRDVRSGPIMPGAVTSTAAWAVQCLDARLRTAIDGVLADRATDLALTVRGYWLLEAIGPAPAHSQSELCDLLGIDRSDMVRLVDVLEGADLVERVRDTADRRRQLIGPTTVGATLRDSIRDGIADAEARVFADVPAAAREALTAALSARPSDEGESPDGRDTAAAAPEPPKKQKKKRKKKKKKGGKRR